From Salvia splendens isolate huo1 chromosome 16, SspV2, whole genome shotgun sequence, a single genomic window includes:
- the LOC121771972 gene encoding probable methyltransferase PMT20 has translation MKPEEGKPNQPDKHSRKVSTALFLIVLSGISFYLGGMGCSQKYRYGMPDIGNVVQSSKPEAIVPLQIKAVTFPECESSFQDYTPCTDPKRWKRYQRPRLSFLERHCPPVAERKECLVPPPDGYKSPIKWPKSRAECWYRNVPYDWINKQKSNQHWLRKEGEKFFFPGGGTMFPKGVSHYVDLMQDLIPAMKDGTIRTAIDTGCGVASWGGDLLDRGILAVSLAPRDNHEAQVQFALERGIPAMLGIISTQRLPFPSNSFDMAHCSRCLIPWTEYGGIYILEIHRILRPGGFWVLSGPPINYRRRSRGWNSTIEEQRTNYLQLQELLTSMCFKLYDQKGDIAVWQKLSNNTCYKKLNAPNNYPRKCDDGTEPDSAWYTPMRPCLVAPDQKHKAIALGALMKWPKRLHAYPERMGDVRRGSISAFKHDKSKWEMRVKHYKKLLPSLGTNKIRNVMDMSTVYGGFAAALIDDPIWVMNVVSSYSTNTLPVVYDRGLIGTYHDWCEAFSTYPRTYDLLHLDGLFTAESHRCEMKYVLLEMDRILRPNGFAIIRESAYFADAIATIGKGMRWGCRKENNERGDVNEKILVCQKKLWQSSIKSSR, from the exons ATGAAACCTGAAGAGGGAAAACCTAATCAACCCGATAAGCATTCTAGGAAGGTATCAACGGCACTATTTCTCATCGTGCTGAGTGGAATATCTTTCTATCTTGGTGGGATGGGTTGTTCACAAAAGTACAGATATGGGATGCCGGATATTGGCAATGTGGTTCAGTCTTCGAAACCTGAAGCTATCGTGCCTCTCCAAATCAAAGCTGTTACATTTCCTGAATGTGAATCAAGTTTTCAGGACTACACACCATGCACTGATCCTAAG AGGTGGAAGCGATACCAACGCCCTCGTCTCTCGTTTCTGGAGCGCCATTGCCCTCCGGTGGCGGAGAGAAAGGAGTGCTTAGTTCCCCCACCTGATGGATACAAGTCACCAATAAAGTGGCCAAAGAGCAGGGCTGAATGTTGGTACAG GAATGTTCCATATGATTGgattaataaacaaaaatcGAATCAACATTGGCTGAGGAAAGAAGGGGAGAAGTTTTTTTTCCCCGGAGGAGGTACTATGTTCCCAAAAGGTGTTAGTCACTATGTTGATTTGATGCAAGATTTGATTCCAGCAATGAAGGATGGGACTATCCGGACAGCCATTGACACAGGATGTGGG GTGGCTAGTTGGGGAGGAGATTTGCTAGACCGTGGGATCTTGGCAGTCTCTCTTGCTCCAAGGGATAACCACGAGGCTCAAGTTCAATTTGCGCTAGAACGTGGAATCCCTGCAATGCTGGGAATCATCTCAACACAGCGACTTCCTTTCCCTTCAAACTCATTTGACATGGCACATTGCTCTAGATGCCTTATTCCGTGGACTGAATACG GTGGAATATACATCCTAGAAATACATCGTATTCTTCGCCCTGGGGGTTTCTGGGTGCTCTCTGGCCCACCAATCAACTATCGGAGACGATCAAGGGGATGGAATTCAACTATTGAAGAGCAGAGAACAAATTACCTTCAACTGCAAGAGTTGCTGACCTCAATGTGTTTCAAATTGTACGATCAGAAAGGCGACATCGCTGTCTGGCAGAAACTATCGAATAACACTTGCTATAAGAAGCTCAATGCCCCGAATAACTACCCTCGAAAGTGTGATGATGGCACCGAACCCGATTCAGCCTGGTACACCCCAATGAGGCCTTGCCTTGTAGCACCTGACCAAAAGCACAAGGCCATAGCGTTGGGCGCATTGATGAAATGGCCCAAGCGCTTGCATGCTTATCCAGAGCGCATGGGAGATGTTCGTCGCGGCAGTATTTCTGCTTTCAAGCACGATAAGAGCAAATGGGAGATGCGGGTGAAGCACTACAAGAAGCTGCTCCCTTCGTTAGGAACCAACAAAATCAGAAATGTCATGGACATGAGCACCGTGTATGGAGGTTTTGCTGCTGCATTGATTGATGATCCCATATGGGTTATGAACGTCGTTTCCTCGTACTCCACAAACACACTGCCGGTGGTCTACGACCGTGGCCTCATCGGAACCTATCACGACTG GTGTGAGGCTTTCTCCACGTACCCTCGAACATACGACCTCCTCCATCTAGACGGCCTCTTCACTGCTGAAAGCCACAG GTGTGAGATGAAGTATGTCCTACTGGAGATGGACCGCATTCTCCGGCCGAATGGGTTCGCCATAATCCGGGAGTCGGCTTATTTTGCGGACGCCATCGCCACCATCGGTAAAGGGATGAGATGGGGTTGCCGGAAGGAAAACAATGAACGCGGCGACGTAAATGAGAAGATATTGGTGTGCCAGAAGAAACTGTGGCAGTCTTCCATCAAAAGTTCGAGGTAA
- the LOC121769759 gene encoding uncharacterized protein LOC121769759 isoform X2 codes for MRLNRSVCRPANIGLSLRFQRRQDTKISTASLHPVLADASNLGHGLKLLGLDRLYASASAATSALEDRKPRKRPSKDERRTMVETYVNEYRISNDGKFPTVSHTIKEVGGGYYTVRQIIQEMLYNSKQSSTDAKCVSIGKSSTKENEIASNSKNEIDLTDIRNVRSITNNHDMICNSEEQSMYTKDNSSEKSATNIHEMICNSEEQSMYTRDASSKKSTIKEDQILTKFEEVPQAMELGEGTGPVLKDVETLSSMAIQSKQDQFVSVETGEPKDVEAQSPHLIDKHESIRNLDYEKEHEIHEEKVKSNASEHRAGPQESSEISERELDNVPREYADQKKSSVWNNLKSFANGILSIWKRS; via the exons ATGAGGCTGAATCGTAGTGTTTGTCGACCTGCTAATATCGGCTTGTCTCTTCGGTTTCAGCGGCGTCAAGATACCAAAATTTCAACTGCTTCTCTGCATCCTG TGTTAGCTGATGCATCGAATCTAGGGCATGGATTGAAATTATTGGGGCTCGATCGATTATATGCTTCTGCTTCTGCTGCAACTAGTGCGCTGGAAGACAGAAAGCCGCGTAAAAGACCTTCAAAGGATGAGCGCAGAACTATGGTGGAAACCTATGTTAACGA GTACAGAATATCAAATGATGGGAAGTTTCCAACTGTTTCTCATACTATAAAAGAAGTTGGTGGTGGTTACTATACTGTCAGACAGATCATACAGGAAATGTTATACAATTCCAAACAATCATCAACCGATGCTAAGTGTGTCTCCATTGGGAAAAGCTCAACGAAAGAGAATGAGATAGCATCCAATTCCAAGAATGAAATAGATTTAACGGACATTAGGAATGTGAGAAGCATAACTAACAATCACGATATGATATGCAATTCCGAAGAACAATCCATGTATACTAAGGACAATTCCTCAGAGAAAAGTGCAACTAATATTCATGAGATGATATGCAATTCCGAAGAACAGTCCATGTATACTAGGGATGCTTCCTCGAAGAAAAGCACCATAAAAGAGGATCAGATATTGACCAAGTTTGAAGAGGTTCCTCAAGCCATGGAGCTAGGTGAAGGTACTGGACCAGTCTTGAAGGATGTTGAGACTTTGAGTTCCATGGCCATTCAATCAAAGCAAGACCAATTTGTTTCAGTTGAG ACTGGTGAACCAAAAGATGTGGAAGCTCAATCTCCACACCTGATTGACAAACATGAAAGTATCCGGAACCTAGATTATGAAAAGGAACATGAGATACATGAAGAAAAGGTGAAGTCCAATGCTTCAGAACATAGAGCTGGGCCACAGGAGTCGTCAGAAATATCTGAAAg GGAGCTGGACAACGTGCCTCGTGAATACGCAGATCAAAAGAAATCCTCAGTTTGGAATAATCTAAAGTCCTTTGCAAATGGAATTCTGAGCATATGGAAGAGATCTTGA
- the LOC121769759 gene encoding uncharacterized protein LOC121769759 isoform X1, producing the protein MRLNRSVCRPANIGLSLRFQRRQDTKISTASLHPVAVLADASNLGHGLKLLGLDRLYASASAATSALEDRKPRKRPSKDERRTMVETYVNEYRISNDGKFPTVSHTIKEVGGGYYTVRQIIQEMLYNSKQSSTDAKCVSIGKSSTKENEIASNSKNEIDLTDIRNVRSITNNHDMICNSEEQSMYTKDNSSEKSATNIHEMICNSEEQSMYTRDASSKKSTIKEDQILTKFEEVPQAMELGEGTGPVLKDVETLSSMAIQSKQDQFVSVETGEPKDVEAQSPHLIDKHESIRNLDYEKEHEIHEEKVKSNASEHRAGPQESSEISERELDNVPREYADQKKSSVWNNLKSFANGILSIWKRS; encoded by the exons ATGAGGCTGAATCGTAGTGTTTGTCGACCTGCTAATATCGGCTTGTCTCTTCGGTTTCAGCGGCGTCAAGATACCAAAATTTCAACTGCTTCTCTGCATCCTG TGGCAGTGTTAGCTGATGCATCGAATCTAGGGCATGGATTGAAATTATTGGGGCTCGATCGATTATATGCTTCTGCTTCTGCTGCAACTAGTGCGCTGGAAGACAGAAAGCCGCGTAAAAGACCTTCAAAGGATGAGCGCAGAACTATGGTGGAAACCTATGTTAACGA GTACAGAATATCAAATGATGGGAAGTTTCCAACTGTTTCTCATACTATAAAAGAAGTTGGTGGTGGTTACTATACTGTCAGACAGATCATACAGGAAATGTTATACAATTCCAAACAATCATCAACCGATGCTAAGTGTGTCTCCATTGGGAAAAGCTCAACGAAAGAGAATGAGATAGCATCCAATTCCAAGAATGAAATAGATTTAACGGACATTAGGAATGTGAGAAGCATAACTAACAATCACGATATGATATGCAATTCCGAAGAACAATCCATGTATACTAAGGACAATTCCTCAGAGAAAAGTGCAACTAATATTCATGAGATGATATGCAATTCCGAAGAACAGTCCATGTATACTAGGGATGCTTCCTCGAAGAAAAGCACCATAAAAGAGGATCAGATATTGACCAAGTTTGAAGAGGTTCCTCAAGCCATGGAGCTAGGTGAAGGTACTGGACCAGTCTTGAAGGATGTTGAGACTTTGAGTTCCATGGCCATTCAATCAAAGCAAGACCAATTTGTTTCAGTTGAG ACTGGTGAACCAAAAGATGTGGAAGCTCAATCTCCACACCTGATTGACAAACATGAAAGTATCCGGAACCTAGATTATGAAAAGGAACATGAGATACATGAAGAAAAGGTGAAGTCCAATGCTTCAGAACATAGAGCTGGGCCACAGGAGTCGTCAGAAATATCTGAAAg GGAGCTGGACAACGTGCCTCGTGAATACGCAGATCAAAAGAAATCCTCAGTTTGGAATAATCTAAAGTCCTTTGCAAATGGAATTCTGAGCATATGGAAGAGATCTTGA
- the LOC121772447 gene encoding protein CYCLOPS-like isoform X1: MEMEGRGYSEFYRNTSEELLIKMMMESPVGIPAPTMEMLGFKNLTQSFRTDSEELFKSWLTNGENSSCHSAGLGHHPRQASRRISTELAGLSNQNSAAVQKKMNEDTFQQTSYAAAADSSTDLESARSGVEKGVQASNLFLTKAWFNSSQPMTRSRSSELRRKYVAMQNSQTPIGLEAMIQQQENTHFNFYNNMSTIYENATHFNTSSSFMSPSISSFSTFNNPQMGHEDKISSVVSMLKGTLESKKVEREAVEGTYYDSGAAQVLSHGCFNQELFENQGTFGDVSLLGDDETRVLQTIEESLMEGIMGPLNQTSTLSREPSQSESCVAAPMASGGVDVYDDLCISAQAPSVCESSRHIMGTRRSPEDSSRSRDVRERVYDSSRDDQKQQEGLVRYGSIKSSGSVDRGDPTKKRRVERSRKMAEAKEKSSTLPVASDMQSVLKRCENLEKEVRSLKLNLAFMNRKDSEQTKQIEELLKQNQDLGGEKERLLEEIERIVSQTGKIKLITRLRTLHQMKSVLWNSTYRTKWLPQLIKYGLCVQKGED, translated from the exons ATGGAGATGGAGGGGAGAGGCTACTCAGAGTTTTACAGGAACACGAGCGAGGAGCTTCTTATCAAGATGATGATGGAGAGCCCCGTTGGAATACCAGCTCCGACAATGGAGATGTTGGGATTCAAGAACCTCACGCAGAGTTTCCGAACAGACAGCGAGGAGCTCTTCAAGAGCTGGCTCACAAATGGAGAG AACAGTAGCTGCCATTCAGCAGGCCTCGGGCATCACCCTCGACAAGCATCAAGAAG GATCTCCACAGAACTAGCTGGTTTGAGCAATCAAAACTCGGCTGCAGTGCAGAAGAAGATGAACGAAGATACGTTCCAACAAACCAGTTATGCGGCTGCTGCTGATTCTTCTACTGATCTTGAATCAGCAAG AAGTGGAGTTGAGAAAGGGGTGCAGGCTAGCAATCTGTTTCTGACGAAG GCATGGTTCAACAGTTCTCAGCCTATGACAAGGAGCAGATCATCTGAATTGAG GAGGAAATATGTTGCAATGCAAAACTCACAAACACCAATAGGACTTGAGGCCATGATTCAACAACAAGAAAACACACACTTCAACTTTTACAATAACATGTCAACAATCTATGAGAATGCAACTCATTTCAATACATCATCATCATTCATGTCTCCATCCATTTCCTCTTTTTCCACTTTCAACAACCCCCAAATGGGACACGAGGACAAGATCTCGTCTGTCGTGAGCATGCTCAAGGGAACGTTAGAGAGCAAGAAAGTCGAGAGAGAGGCCGTTGAGGGCACCTACTATGATAGTGGTGCAGCACAAGTGTTAAGCCATGGTTGCTTCAACCAAGAGTTATTTGAGAATCAAGGGACTTTTGGGGATGTTTCTTTGCTCGGAGACGATGAGACGAGGGTGCTGCAGACGATAGAGGAGTCGTTGATGGAGGGCATTATGGGACCTCTCAACCAGACGAGTACACTGTCAAGGGAGCCATCTCAGAGCGAGTCCTGTGTTGCTGCACCCATGGCTTCGGGTGGTGTCGATGTATACGACGATCTTTGCATTTCTGCACAAGCTCCTAGTGTTTGTGAGAGCTCAAGGCATATAATGGGGACAAGAAGAAGCCCTGAAGATAGTTCAAGGAGTAGAG ATGTTAGAGAACGTGTGTATGATAGCTCAAGAGACGATCAAAAG CAGCAAGAAGGACTAGTTAGATATGGATCCATCAAATCATCTGGTTCAG TGGACAGAGGAGATCCCACAAAAAAACGTAGGGTGGAGCGATCACGCAA GATGGCCGAGGCTAAGGAGAAAAGTTCGACATTGCCTGTGGCATCGGACATGCAATCCGTCCTGAAACGGTGTGAGAATCTTGAGAAGGAAGTGCGTTCACTTAAACTCAACTTGGCCTTCATGAACAG AAAGGATTCTGAGCAGACAAAACAAATCGAAGAGCTTCTGAAACAGAATCAGGATCTGGGAGGTGAAAAGGAACGATTACTCGAAGAGATTGAGAGGATCGTTTCACAAACTGGCAAAAT
- the LOC121772447 gene encoding protein CYCLOPS-like isoform X2, with the protein MEMEGRGYSEFYRNTSEELLIKMMMESPVGIPAPTMEMLGFKNLTQSFRTDSEELFKSWLTNGENSSCHSAGLGHHPRQASRRISTELAGLSNQNSAAVQKKMNEDTFQQTSYAAAADSSTDLESARSGVEKGVQASNLFLTKAWFNSSQPMTRSRSSELRRKYVAMQNSQTPIGLEAMIQQQENTHFNFYNNMSTIYENATHFNTSSSFMSPSISSFSTFNNPQMGHEDKISSVVSMLKGTLESKKVEREAVEGTYYDSGAAQVLSHGCFNQELFENQGTFGDVSLLGDDETRVLQTIEESLMEGIMGPLNQTSTLSREPSQSESCVAAPMASGGVDVYDDLCISAQAPSVCESSRHIMGTRRSPEDSSRSRDVRERVYDSSRDDQKQEGLVRYGSIKSSGSVDRGDPTKKRRVERSRKMAEAKEKSSTLPVASDMQSVLKRCENLEKEVRSLKLNLAFMNRKDSEQTKQIEELLKQNQDLGGEKERLLEEIERIVSQTGKIKLITRLRTLHQMKSVLWNSTYRTKWLPQLIKYGLCVQKGED; encoded by the exons ATGGAGATGGAGGGGAGAGGCTACTCAGAGTTTTACAGGAACACGAGCGAGGAGCTTCTTATCAAGATGATGATGGAGAGCCCCGTTGGAATACCAGCTCCGACAATGGAGATGTTGGGATTCAAGAACCTCACGCAGAGTTTCCGAACAGACAGCGAGGAGCTCTTCAAGAGCTGGCTCACAAATGGAGAG AACAGTAGCTGCCATTCAGCAGGCCTCGGGCATCACCCTCGACAAGCATCAAGAAG GATCTCCACAGAACTAGCTGGTTTGAGCAATCAAAACTCGGCTGCAGTGCAGAAGAAGATGAACGAAGATACGTTCCAACAAACCAGTTATGCGGCTGCTGCTGATTCTTCTACTGATCTTGAATCAGCAAG AAGTGGAGTTGAGAAAGGGGTGCAGGCTAGCAATCTGTTTCTGACGAAG GCATGGTTCAACAGTTCTCAGCCTATGACAAGGAGCAGATCATCTGAATTGAG GAGGAAATATGTTGCAATGCAAAACTCACAAACACCAATAGGACTTGAGGCCATGATTCAACAACAAGAAAACACACACTTCAACTTTTACAATAACATGTCAACAATCTATGAGAATGCAACTCATTTCAATACATCATCATCATTCATGTCTCCATCCATTTCCTCTTTTTCCACTTTCAACAACCCCCAAATGGGACACGAGGACAAGATCTCGTCTGTCGTGAGCATGCTCAAGGGAACGTTAGAGAGCAAGAAAGTCGAGAGAGAGGCCGTTGAGGGCACCTACTATGATAGTGGTGCAGCACAAGTGTTAAGCCATGGTTGCTTCAACCAAGAGTTATTTGAGAATCAAGGGACTTTTGGGGATGTTTCTTTGCTCGGAGACGATGAGACGAGGGTGCTGCAGACGATAGAGGAGTCGTTGATGGAGGGCATTATGGGACCTCTCAACCAGACGAGTACACTGTCAAGGGAGCCATCTCAGAGCGAGTCCTGTGTTGCTGCACCCATGGCTTCGGGTGGTGTCGATGTATACGACGATCTTTGCATTTCTGCACAAGCTCCTAGTGTTTGTGAGAGCTCAAGGCATATAATGGGGACAAGAAGAAGCCCTGAAGATAGTTCAAGGAGTAGAG ATGTTAGAGAACGTGTGTATGATAGCTCAAGAGACGATCAAAAG CAAGAAGGACTAGTTAGATATGGATCCATCAAATCATCTGGTTCAG TGGACAGAGGAGATCCCACAAAAAAACGTAGGGTGGAGCGATCACGCAA GATGGCCGAGGCTAAGGAGAAAAGTTCGACATTGCCTGTGGCATCGGACATGCAATCCGTCCTGAAACGGTGTGAGAATCTTGAGAAGGAAGTGCGTTCACTTAAACTCAACTTGGCCTTCATGAACAG AAAGGATTCTGAGCAGACAAAACAAATCGAAGAGCTTCTGAAACAGAATCAGGATCTGGGAGGTGAAAAGGAACGATTACTCGAAGAGATTGAGAGGATCGTTTCACAAACTGGCAAAAT
- the LOC121772447 gene encoding protein CYCLOPS-like isoform X3: protein MEMEGRGYSEFYRNTSEELLIKMMMESPVGIPAPTMEMLGFKNLTQSFRTDSEELFKSWLTNGENSSCHSAGLGHHPRQASRRISTELAGLSNQNSAAVQKKMNEDTFQQTSYAAAADSSTDLESARSGVEKGVQASNLFLTKAWFNSSQPMTRSRSSELRRKYVAMQNSQTPIGLEAMIQQQENTHFNFYNNMSTIYENATHFNTSSSFMSPSISSFSTFNNPQMGHEDKISSVVSMLKGTLESKKVEREAVEGTYYDSGAAQVLSHGCFNQELFENQGTFGDVSLLGDDETRVLQTIEESLMEGIMGPLNQTSTLSREPSQSESCVAAPMASGGVDVYDDLCISAQAPSVCESSRHIMGTRRSPEDSSRSRDVRERVYDSSRDDQKQQEGLVRYGSIKSSGSVDRGDPTKKRRVERSRKMAEAKEKSSTLPVASDMQSVLKRCENLEKEVRSLKLNLAFMNRKDSEQTKQIEELLKQNQDLGGEKERLLEEIERIVSQTGKM from the exons ATGGAGATGGAGGGGAGAGGCTACTCAGAGTTTTACAGGAACACGAGCGAGGAGCTTCTTATCAAGATGATGATGGAGAGCCCCGTTGGAATACCAGCTCCGACAATGGAGATGTTGGGATTCAAGAACCTCACGCAGAGTTTCCGAACAGACAGCGAGGAGCTCTTCAAGAGCTGGCTCACAAATGGAGAG AACAGTAGCTGCCATTCAGCAGGCCTCGGGCATCACCCTCGACAAGCATCAAGAAG GATCTCCACAGAACTAGCTGGTTTGAGCAATCAAAACTCGGCTGCAGTGCAGAAGAAGATGAACGAAGATACGTTCCAACAAACCAGTTATGCGGCTGCTGCTGATTCTTCTACTGATCTTGAATCAGCAAG AAGTGGAGTTGAGAAAGGGGTGCAGGCTAGCAATCTGTTTCTGACGAAG GCATGGTTCAACAGTTCTCAGCCTATGACAAGGAGCAGATCATCTGAATTGAG GAGGAAATATGTTGCAATGCAAAACTCACAAACACCAATAGGACTTGAGGCCATGATTCAACAACAAGAAAACACACACTTCAACTTTTACAATAACATGTCAACAATCTATGAGAATGCAACTCATTTCAATACATCATCATCATTCATGTCTCCATCCATTTCCTCTTTTTCCACTTTCAACAACCCCCAAATGGGACACGAGGACAAGATCTCGTCTGTCGTGAGCATGCTCAAGGGAACGTTAGAGAGCAAGAAAGTCGAGAGAGAGGCCGTTGAGGGCACCTACTATGATAGTGGTGCAGCACAAGTGTTAAGCCATGGTTGCTTCAACCAAGAGTTATTTGAGAATCAAGGGACTTTTGGGGATGTTTCTTTGCTCGGAGACGATGAGACGAGGGTGCTGCAGACGATAGAGGAGTCGTTGATGGAGGGCATTATGGGACCTCTCAACCAGACGAGTACACTGTCAAGGGAGCCATCTCAGAGCGAGTCCTGTGTTGCTGCACCCATGGCTTCGGGTGGTGTCGATGTATACGACGATCTTTGCATTTCTGCACAAGCTCCTAGTGTTTGTGAGAGCTCAAGGCATATAATGGGGACAAGAAGAAGCCCTGAAGATAGTTCAAGGAGTAGAG ATGTTAGAGAACGTGTGTATGATAGCTCAAGAGACGATCAAAAG CAGCAAGAAGGACTAGTTAGATATGGATCCATCAAATCATCTGGTTCAG TGGACAGAGGAGATCCCACAAAAAAACGTAGGGTGGAGCGATCACGCAA GATGGCCGAGGCTAAGGAGAAAAGTTCGACATTGCCTGTGGCATCGGACATGCAATCCGTCCTGAAACGGTGTGAGAATCTTGAGAAGGAAGTGCGTTCACTTAAACTCAACTTGGCCTTCATGAACAG AAAGGATTCTGAGCAGACAAAACAAATCGAAGAGCTTCTGAAACAGAATCAGGATCTGGGAGGTGAAAAGGAACGATTACTCGAAGAGATTGAGAGGATCGTTTCACAAACTGGCAAAATGTAA
- the LOC121772447 gene encoding protein CYCLOPS-like isoform X4, which translates to MEMEGRGYSEFYRNTSEELLIKMMMESPVGIPAPTMEMLGFKNLTQSFRTDSEELFKSWLTNGENSSCHSAGLGHHPRQASRRISTELAGLSNQNSAAVQKKMNEDTFQQTSYAAAADSSTDLESARSGVEKGVQASNLFLTKAWFNSSQPMTRSRSSELRRKYVAMQNSQTPIGLEAMIQQQENTHFNFYNNMSTIYENATHFNTSSSFMSPSISSFSTFNNPQMGHEDKISSVVSMLKGTLESKKVEREAVEGTYYDSGAAQVLSHGCFNQELFENQGTFGDVSLLGDDETRVLQTIEESLMEGIMGPLNQTSTLSREPSQSESCVAAPMASGGVDVYDDLCISAQAPSVCESSRHIMGTRRSPEDSSRSRDVRERVYDSSRDDQKQEGLVRYGSIKSSGSVDRGDPTKKRRVERSRKMAEAKEKSSTLPVASDMQSVLKRCENLEKEVRSLKLNLAFMNRKDSEQTKQIEELLKQNQDLGGEKERLLEEIERIVSQTGKM; encoded by the exons ATGGAGATGGAGGGGAGAGGCTACTCAGAGTTTTACAGGAACACGAGCGAGGAGCTTCTTATCAAGATGATGATGGAGAGCCCCGTTGGAATACCAGCTCCGACAATGGAGATGTTGGGATTCAAGAACCTCACGCAGAGTTTCCGAACAGACAGCGAGGAGCTCTTCAAGAGCTGGCTCACAAATGGAGAG AACAGTAGCTGCCATTCAGCAGGCCTCGGGCATCACCCTCGACAAGCATCAAGAAG GATCTCCACAGAACTAGCTGGTTTGAGCAATCAAAACTCGGCTGCAGTGCAGAAGAAGATGAACGAAGATACGTTCCAACAAACCAGTTATGCGGCTGCTGCTGATTCTTCTACTGATCTTGAATCAGCAAG AAGTGGAGTTGAGAAAGGGGTGCAGGCTAGCAATCTGTTTCTGACGAAG GCATGGTTCAACAGTTCTCAGCCTATGACAAGGAGCAGATCATCTGAATTGAG GAGGAAATATGTTGCAATGCAAAACTCACAAACACCAATAGGACTTGAGGCCATGATTCAACAACAAGAAAACACACACTTCAACTTTTACAATAACATGTCAACAATCTATGAGAATGCAACTCATTTCAATACATCATCATCATTCATGTCTCCATCCATTTCCTCTTTTTCCACTTTCAACAACCCCCAAATGGGACACGAGGACAAGATCTCGTCTGTCGTGAGCATGCTCAAGGGAACGTTAGAGAGCAAGAAAGTCGAGAGAGAGGCCGTTGAGGGCACCTACTATGATAGTGGTGCAGCACAAGTGTTAAGCCATGGTTGCTTCAACCAAGAGTTATTTGAGAATCAAGGGACTTTTGGGGATGTTTCTTTGCTCGGAGACGATGAGACGAGGGTGCTGCAGACGATAGAGGAGTCGTTGATGGAGGGCATTATGGGACCTCTCAACCAGACGAGTACACTGTCAAGGGAGCCATCTCAGAGCGAGTCCTGTGTTGCTGCACCCATGGCTTCGGGTGGTGTCGATGTATACGACGATCTTTGCATTTCTGCACAAGCTCCTAGTGTTTGTGAGAGCTCAAGGCATATAATGGGGACAAGAAGAAGCCCTGAAGATAGTTCAAGGAGTAGAG ATGTTAGAGAACGTGTGTATGATAGCTCAAGAGACGATCAAAAG CAAGAAGGACTAGTTAGATATGGATCCATCAAATCATCTGGTTCAG TGGACAGAGGAGATCCCACAAAAAAACGTAGGGTGGAGCGATCACGCAA GATGGCCGAGGCTAAGGAGAAAAGTTCGACATTGCCTGTGGCATCGGACATGCAATCCGTCCTGAAACGGTGTGAGAATCTTGAGAAGGAAGTGCGTTCACTTAAACTCAACTTGGCCTTCATGAACAG AAAGGATTCTGAGCAGACAAAACAAATCGAAGAGCTTCTGAAACAGAATCAGGATCTGGGAGGTGAAAAGGAACGATTACTCGAAGAGATTGAGAGGATCGTTTCACAAACTGGCAAAATGTAA